GCTCGTCGCGGTCGACGCCGCGCGGCTCGGCGCCGAGGCGCAGGCCGATCTCGAGCGCTGGATCCAGGTGCCGGTGCAGGTCGCGGCCGGCGGCGGCGAGTGCAGGTATGGCGCGCTGGTCGACGCAGCGCTCGGCCGGGCTTCCGCACGCGCCCCCGAGGCGGCGCCGGACGCCACGCGCGCCGAGCTCGATCGGCCGATCGGCGACGACGAGGCGGCGACGCTCGCGGCGATGGCCGCTCTCGCCGGGCCCTCGCCGCGCGGGATCAAGCGCTTCGTCAATCTCTACACGCTGGCCCGGCTCGGCAGCGACGGTCATCCCGGCGCGCTGGCGCTGATGCTGGCGCTGGCCCAGGGCGGCACCAGCGAGGAGCGCGCCGCAGTCGCCGGCGCCTTCGCCGGGCGCGACCCCGCCGCGGCTTTCGACGTGCCGGGCGCGAGCCCGCGCCTGCGTGCGGCGCTCGCCGCGGCCAGCGCGGCCGGCGGTCCGTTCAACCTCGCCGCCGCGGCGCAGGCGGCGCGCCGCGCCTCGACCTTCGCGATGACGCCGGTGGGAGTGGCGACCACCGGTTGAAGACGTGACGAGCAGGGTTTCCGCTGGTCGCTGAGCGTGGGTTAATGCTCATGGTAGGACCCCACGATCAGCGGCCGCTTGGCGGTTATCAATTTTTTGATAAGCTTTCCAAAGGGTGCCATTCGAGCGAAGTAGATCGATGCGCCAAATATTGTGATGGATATGCTTCAAGAAGCAAAATACAAGAAATTGGGATTTAAGCATGAAAAGGTACAATCCGTCTTCTCCTCAAACGGTCCGCGCGATCCAGGCATGGAATATTTTGATCTCTTGCGCGCACAATCGTCAAACTATAACATATTCTGGTTTAGCCGACCTAATGTACCATCGAAAGGCCGCAGGAGTGCTCGCTCAAATCTTAGGCAAGGTTGCTCGTTATTGCTACAATAATGATTTGCCACAGCTTAATACGATTGTCGTGGGAAAGTCGAGAGGGACGCCGGGAGAGGAGATACCACTCGATCCCGGCGAGGTCGATGCAGTTCGAGAATTGGTATACGCTTGCGACTGGTACGATATCTGTCCGCCCTCAGAAACAGATTTCGACTTCTAGCGCGGCGAGAACTCAGGTGACTTTGAGGGAGTGAGAGGCCCTTGCGGAGCGGCGCCGAAGCGCGCACTCTCGACAGTCCGTCGTGAGGTCAGGAGCGCGAGTGGCAGAGGACAATCCGCCCGAGCAGAACGGGCGCGTGGTGAGCCTGCACGGCGGTGCCGCGCGCCACGACGAGACCGTCACCTTCGACCGCACCGAGCTGCGCGACATCCTGAACCTCTACGGACGCAAGGTCGCCGAGGGCGAGTGGCGCGACTATGCGATCGACTTCTCGCGCGAGAAGGCGACCTTCTCGATCTTCCGGCGCACGGCCGAGTACCCGCTCTACCGGGTCGAGAAAGTGCCGAAGCTGGCGCGCAAGCAGGGCGCCTACAGCGTGGTGACGACGACGGGGCTGGTCTTGAAGCGCGGCCACGAGCTGCGGCGGGTGCTCGACGTGCTCGACAAGAAGCTGAAGCTCGTCACGAGCTAGCGCGGGCGGTGGAGGTCTGCAATCGCGCCCTCTGGAGCCATCGTGGTTCGAGACGCCGCTGCGCGGCTCCTCACCATGAGGAGATTGAAGCGCTCGAAGCGCGTCTCAGGACACGGCGGCGAGGCGCGTCGTCGTGAGCCGGCCGAGCCGCGCGTCGAGCGCCGTACGCATCTCGGAGCGGAACAGCGCGAAGCCGTCGCGGCCGGCCTTCTTCGCCTCGTAGAGCGCGATGTCCGCTTCCTTGAACAGCGACGGTGCGTTGGTGTCCTCGAGGGACGACAGGGCGATACCGAGCGTGCCGTGGGTGCCGACCTCGAACTTTCCGAAGACGAACGGCTCGCGCAGCGCGGCCAGGATGTCGCCGGCGACGGCGGCGATCGCGCTCTCCGCCTCGACGGGATAGACGAGGATGCCGAACTCATCGCCACCGAGCCGGGCGACGGTGCCGCGGTTGCCGACCGCGCTGACGAGCCGCTCCGCGACGACGGCGAGCACGCGGTCGCCGACGTCGTGGCCGTGCGTGTCGTTGATCGCCTTGAACCTGTCGACATCGAGCATGATGAGCGCAAGGCGGCGGCCGGTCTCGTCGGCCACGCGAAACGCCGTCTCGATGTGGCGGGTGAAGGCGGCGCGGTTGGCGACGCCGGTCAGCGTGTCGTGCGTGGCGAGCCATTCGAGCTCGTCCGTCGCCTTCTTGCGACCGGTGATGTCCTGCACGATGCCGACGATGTTGCTGCCCGACGCTGCCGTCGCGACCTCGGCGTAGATGCGGACATGCCGCGGCACCCCGTCGGCCACGAGCATCTCGATCTCGCTGTCGACAGGGCCGCTCCCCCGGCGGAGGTCGTCGAAGCTCGTCCTGAGGTCCTCGTTGCCCTCGAAGCACGCCAGAAGATCGTCGAGCGTCGGAAGGTCTGCCGCCCCTAGCAGGCGGAGCAGCTCGTCGCTGGCGGTCAGCGCCCCGCTTTCCAGCTCGATCTCGAACCCGCCGACCCCGGCGAGCTGCG
This Beijerinckiaceae bacterium RH AL1 DNA region includes the following protein-coding sequences:
- a CDS encoding hypothetical protein (ID:RHAL1_00677;~conserved protein of unknown function;~source:Prodigal:2.6) produces the protein MAEDNPPEQNGRVVSLHGGAARHDETVTFDRTELRDILNLYGRKVAEGEWRDYAIDFSREKATFSIFRRTAEYPLYRVEKVPKLARKQGAYSVVTTTGLVLKRGHELRRVLDVLDKKLKLVTS
- a CDS encoding putative Diguanylate cyclase (source:Prodigal:2.6;~ID:RHAL1_00678) encodes the protein MNDCIEEGERLRRLAELAIVEAPVDPLMDELCGLACGLLDMPVAFVSILDATQAHIKAHHGYAYVSAPRESTFCDVTIRNDEPLIVPDLLNDPRFAQSPFVVQAPHVRFYAGIPLAVQPGMRVGSLCVLDTKPRELSEEQVACLQSLAGLVIGQIRHHSSRQIMARQALELARRQKMLAQTAQLAGVGGFEIELESGALTASDELLRLLGAADLPTLDDLLACFEGNEDLRTSFDDLRRGSGPVDSEIEMLVADGVPRHVRIYAEVATAASGSNIVGIVQDITGRKKATDELEWLATHDTLTGVANRAAFTRHIETAFRVADETGRRLALIMLDVDRFKAINDTHGHDVGDRVLAVVAERLVSAVGNRGTVARLGGDEFGILVYPVEAESAIAAVAGDILAALREPFVFGKFEVGTHGTLGIALSSLEDTNAPSLFKEADIALYEAKKAGRDGFALFRSEMRTALDARLGRLTTTRLAAVS